A window of Nocardiopsis sp. Huas11 genomic DNA:
TAGCCGCCGTCGTCCAGGGCCGGGAGGTGGCGGAGTACCCGGAGCTGGCGCCCGAGGCCGTCCGGGGCCGGGTCCGTCGGATCACGGTGACGGGTGAGGACGTGCTGCACCGTCCGGGGACCGACGTGCCCGGGCACATGCTGGGCTCGGCGGAGCTCTCGCAGCTCATCGACGACATGTTCGTGACGATGTACGCGGCCGAGGGTGTGGGGCTGGCGGGCAGCCAGGTGGGCGAGGAATGGCGGTTGTTCGTCTACGACTGCCCCGACGATGACGGGGTGCGCCACGTGGGGCACGTGGTCAACCCGGTGCTGGACGAGCGCAGTGCCGAGGACGTGCTGGTGGTGGAGTCGGAGGGGTGCCTGTCGGTGCCGGGGCCGCACGCGGACCTGGGGCGGCTGGAGCGGGCGACGGTGCGCGGTGTGGACAAGGACGGCGCCGAGGTGGTGCTCTCGGGCCGGGGGTACTTCGCGCGGTGCCTGCAGCACGAGACCGACCACACGCTGGGCCGGCTCTACATCGACCGGCTCTCGGCGCGTGAGCGCAAGCGGGTGTTGAAGAAGATGAGCGAGATGTCCCAGAGCGTGTTCGAGCGGCGCGAGGAGCGCACGGCGGAGCTGGTGCACGAGCTGGAGGGCTGAGGCCCCGGCAGCACGAGCTGCGAGGCTGAGGCTTCGGCAGGAGGAAGGGGGCGTCCCGGCGGTGGCCGGGGCGCCCCCTTGTCGTGGTGTCAGCGTTCGTGGTCGCCGCGTACGACGCAGAACTCGTGGCCCTCGGGGTCGCGCAGGACGACCCAGCCGGAGCCGTCGCCCTCGCGGCGGTCCTCGGCCAGGGTGGCGCCCAGGTCCCGCAGGCGGGCGACCTCGGTCTCGCGGGTGGCGCCGGGGTCGGCGCACAGGTCCAGGTGGAGGCGGTTCTTGGTGGTCTTGGGCTCGGGCACGCCGATGAAGAGCAGGGGTGGGCCCTGGGGGAGGCGGATGAGGGCCTCGGGGTCGCCGGGGCGGTCCTGGGGGTCCAGGGGGTGGCCCAGGGCCTGGGACCAGAAGGTGGCCAGGGTGTGGGCGTCGGCGCAGTCGATGGTGATGGCGTGGAGGTGCACGTGGTCCCTTCGTGGGTGTGTGGGTGGGTCATTGTGGTGTGCGGGGCGCGGTGGCGGCAAGTGGGGTGTGGTCGGTGGCGGGGTGGGTGTTGGGGGTGGTGAGGGGTCATGGCGGGCCAATTCGGCACCGGTGGGCGTCCGATTGTGGGGATTGGTCTGTGTTTTGGCTCTGTTGGAGGTGGGTGGTGTCCTGTGGTGGGGGCCGGGGGCGGTAGATTTCGGCGCATGCACAACGGGGACGAGGCCGGCGGGCAGCCGGAACAGAAGGTGGTCATCTACACCGATGGGGCGTGCAGCGGCAACCCCGGCCCGGGAGGGTGGGGTGTGTGGCTTCGCTATGGCGACCACGAGCGGGAGATGTACGGCGGTGAGGCGCAGACGACCAACAACCGGATGGAGTTGATGGCGGCCATCCAGGCGTTGGAGAGCCTGAAGCGGCCGCTGCCGGTGCTGGTGCACACCGACTCCTCCTACGTGCGCAACGGCATCACGACGTGGGTGGCGAACTGGAAGCGGCGCGGGTGGCGTACGGCCGACAAGAAGCCGGTCAAGAACGTGGACCTGTGGCAGCGCCTGGAGGAGGTGTCGGCGCGCTATGAGGTGGAGTGGCGCTGGGTGCGCGGGCACAGCGGCGATGAGGGCAACGAGCGCGCGGACGAGCTGGCGCGGCGGGGCAGGGACGAGGCCGCCGGGCTCTGAGCGGGCACGGCGGGTGTAGGTGCGGGTGGCGGCGGCCAGGGGGTCGCCGCCACTGGTGTGTGCGGGGTCAGTGGCGGTGGCAGTGGTCGCAGGCCGGGCGGGTGCGGCGGGCGAAGAACACGGTGGCGGCGGCCAGGCCCAGGCCCCAGACGAGGTAGGAGCCGATCGCGGCCCACCAGAACCAGTCGGGGAAGCCGCCGCCGTAGACGTCGGGTCCTTCGAGGAGCAGTCCGGCCAGGTTCATGCCGAAGTAGGCGTTCATGCCCACGGTGGCGAAGAGGGCGGGGCCCAGGACGAGCGGGCGCGGGACGCGGCGCCCGGCCAGGGAGGGGATCCAGCGGGGCCAGGTGCGTCCGAAGGCGTGGACCAGGGCCAGGGGGAGCAGGACGCCGGATCCGCCCAGGAGCAGGAGCAGCCCGGTGGCGGCGATGGCGTGTTCGGTCGAGTCGGTGGGGGTCATGGGCGACTGCTCGCCGAAGGGGAGTTGGACGAGTACGCGGGTCAGGCAGCCGGCGATGGCGGTGTAGGCGGCGGCGTAGGCCCAGGCGGGTGTGCTCTGGGGTGCTGGGCGGGTGCGGGGGGTGCGGCCGCAGTGGGCACAGTCGGCGATCCAGCGGCGGTGGGCGCGGCGGGCGGTGTGGGCCAGGCCCAGGGCCATGGCCAGGGCGCCCAGGCGGGCGGCCATGGCGGCGGGTGAGAAGGGGATGCCGGAGGTGTTGAGCAGGAGCAGGGAGACGACGTCGAGCAGGAGCAGGACGGCGCTGAGGGTGATGAGTGCGGCGGTGGCCCAGGCGGCGCCGAGCAGGGCGCGGGCGGGCAGGGATGGTGTGGGGCGGGTCAGTGCGGTGGTCAGGGTGATGGTGGTGGCGGCCAGGGCGATGATGGGCCAGTCGGAGAAGGCGATGAGGTCGTCGCCGACGGGTGGTAGGCGGGGTCGGGTGTCGGTGAGGGTCCAGTACAGGCGCAGGAGGCCGTAGAGGGCTGCCCAGACGGTGGTGAGGGTGGCGACGTGGTGGGTTGTGGCCGGGGCGGGGGTGCGGGTGGCGGTCATGGTGCCAGGGTGCCGGTGCGCGGGTGCGGGGTCTTCCCTCCGCAGAGGGGTGGGGGTCCCTCTGGGGAGGGATTCGGGCGCGCTCGGGGCCTTGGCCGGTGGCGGCCTGGTGGGTGGGGCTTCGTGGTGGGGGCGGCGGTGCCCTGTGCGGGTGCGCCCAGGGGTTCGGGCGGTGGCGCGCGCAGCCTTGCCGGTGCGCGGGGGCGCGTGGGTCGCTCCCCCGGCGCCGGGGCGGCCCCGGACGTGTCCTGCGGTGGGATGGGCTCACGGTCGTAGTGCCGCCTGGCGCGCGGCGAGGTGCGAAGTCGCGCCCGCTCGTGCTCCACGAGCGCGCAGGCGCGACGCGGACCCGGCGGCCCCGCTAGGGCACGGCCTTGGGCCGTGTTCTTCCGCGGGCTTTCGAATGAGGTCGCGGCCGCCGGGCCCTGTCCCGCAAGGCGAGGCGCGACGTTCACCCTGGTGGTGCCGCACGAGCGCGAAGGCGCTGGGAGAGGCGGCGGCCGCGAGCCCGCGATGCCGCGCGGGGCACGGCTCAGGTGTGGTCTTCGGCCTTGAGGGTGTCGACCATCAGGCGGCGGGGACCGGTGCCGGAGGCGGCGAGTTCGTCGTCGGGGTTGGACAGGGTGCAGGTGTCCAGGGACAGGCAGCCGCAGCCGATGCAGTCGGTGAGGTCGTCGCGCAGGCGGATGAGCTGGGCGATGCGGGTGTCGAGTTCGTCGCGCCACTGCTCGGACACGCGTGCCCAGTCGCGGGGGGTGGGGGTGCGGTTGTCGGGCAGGGCGTCCAGGGCCTGGCGGATGCGTGCCAGGGGCAGGCCCACGCGTTGGGAGATGCGGATGAAGGAGACGCGGCGCAGGGTGTCGCGGCGGTAGCGGCGTTGGTTGCCGGCGGTGCGGCGGCTGTGGATGA
This region includes:
- the rnhA gene encoding ribonuclease HI, translated to MHNGDEAGGQPEQKVVIYTDGACSGNPGPGGWGVWLRYGDHEREMYGGEAQTTNNRMELMAAIQALESLKRPLPVLVHTDSSYVRNGITTWVANWKRRGWRTADKKPVKNVDLWQRLEEVSARYEVEWRWVRGHSGDEGNERADELARRGRDEAAGL
- a CDS encoding VOC family protein; the protein is MHLHAITIDCADAHTLATFWSQALGHPLDPQDRPGDPEALIRLPQGPPLLFIGVPEPKTTKNRLHLDLCADPGATRETEVARLRDLGATLAEDRREGDGSGWVVLRDPEGHEFCVVRGDHER
- the soxR gene encoding redox-sensitive transcriptional activator SoxR yields the protein MSPITKELTVGQVAERAGVAVSALHFYERQGLIHSRRTAGNQRRYRRDTLRRVSFIRISQRVGLPLARIRQALDALPDNRTPTPRDWARVSEQWRDELDTRIAQLIRLRDDLTDCIGCGCLSLDTCTLSNPDDELAASGTGPRRLMVDTLKAEDHT
- the def gene encoding peptide deformylase; this encodes MSEQSTPAQVAAVVQGREVAEYPELAPEAVRGRVRRITVTGEDVLHRPGTDVPGHMLGSAELSQLIDDMFVTMYAAEGVGLAGSQVGEEWRLFVYDCPDDDGVRHVGHVVNPVLDERSAEDVLVVESEGCLSVPGPHADLGRLERATVRGVDKDGAEVVLSGRGYFARCLQHETDHTLGRLYIDRLSARERKRVLKKMSEMSQSVFERREERTAELVHELEG